From a single Fundidesulfovibrio terrae genomic region:
- a CDS encoding RecQ family ATP-dependent DNA helicase produces the protein MPEPTVSPDIESLLRDAFGFDSLRQGQNEAISRLLNGKSVLAIFPTGGGKSLCYQLPALALPGVTLVISPLIALMKDQIDFLKARGIAAERYDSSLDAQQSREVLGRLRDGTLKLLYISPERLANERFLQTIRRARVSLLAVDEAHCISQWGHNFRPEYLKIARAAKELNIPRVLALTATADRETAADIARAFDINEEDIVHTGFYRPNLELRATPATPGSKKALLLERLRSRPKGSAIVYVTLQSTAEKVAAYLTEHGTPARAYHAGMDTESRNAVQEAFMASDSMVIAATIAFGMGVDKADIRAIYHYNLPKGVESYAQEVGRAGRDGKPSICEMFVCLQDTLVLENFVLGDTPDIESLRSILGELFGGEEPLLLSPPALANRHDIRELVVRTLLTYLELDGYMRALGHIYTSYTLTPNKPSSEMLAPFDEARRAFLKKVLARCKKKRNGSYTLDVEEAAQSIGEPRERILTALEYLEGKGDIDLKASGTRQRYRVERRPGNLEGLARELEVRFAEREGRELERVRQMLVLAGEPHCLTMRLLDYFGEKSGPCGHCGPCLGEDPCVPPPFAPRKPRDRSITKLDALLAEKLPQLSTSRRLAKFLCGLSSPATSRLKDHEAFGLFERVPFKMVLEMAERVTL, from the coding sequence ATGCCTGAACCGACCGTTTCACCCGATATCGAAAGCCTGCTGCGCGACGCCTTCGGCTTCGATTCCCTGCGCCAGGGCCAGAACGAGGCCATCAGCCGCCTTCTAAACGGCAAAAGCGTCCTGGCCATCTTCCCCACCGGCGGCGGCAAGAGCCTGTGCTACCAGCTGCCCGCCCTTGCCCTGCCCGGCGTCACCCTGGTCATCTCGCCCCTCATCGCCCTGATGAAGGACCAGATCGACTTCCTCAAGGCGCGGGGCATCGCCGCCGAACGCTATGACTCCAGCCTGGACGCCCAGCAGTCCCGCGAGGTGTTGGGGAGGCTCCGGGATGGGACGCTGAAGCTCCTCTACATCTCGCCCGAGCGCCTGGCCAACGAGCGTTTCCTCCAGACCATCCGGCGCGCTAGAGTGTCGCTTCTGGCAGTGGACGAAGCCCACTGCATCAGCCAATGGGGGCATAACTTCCGGCCGGAGTATCTGAAGATCGCCCGGGCGGCCAAGGAACTGAACATCCCGCGCGTGCTGGCCCTCACCGCCACCGCCGACCGCGAAACGGCCGCCGACATCGCCCGCGCCTTCGACATCAACGAAGAAGACATCGTCCACACCGGGTTCTACCGGCCCAACCTGGAGCTTCGCGCCACTCCGGCCACGCCCGGCTCCAAGAAGGCGCTCTTGCTCGAGCGGCTGCGCTCCCGCCCCAAGGGCTCGGCCATCGTGTACGTCACCCTGCAAAGCACCGCCGAGAAGGTGGCCGCGTATCTCACCGAACACGGCACCCCGGCGCGCGCCTACCACGCGGGCATGGACACCGAAAGCCGCAACGCCGTGCAGGAAGCCTTCATGGCCTCGGACTCCATGGTCATCGCCGCCACCATCGCCTTCGGCATGGGTGTGGACAAGGCCGACATCCGCGCCATCTACCACTACAACCTGCCCAAGGGAGTGGAGAGCTACGCCCAGGAGGTGGGCCGAGCCGGACGCGACGGCAAGCCTTCCATCTGCGAGATGTTCGTCTGCCTGCAGGACACGCTGGTGCTGGAAAACTTCGTGCTGGGCGACACGCCGGACATCGAATCCCTGCGCTCCATCCTGGGTGAACTCTTCGGCGGCGAGGAGCCCCTGCTGCTCTCTCCGCCCGCCCTGGCCAACCGCCACGACATCCGGGAACTGGTGGTGCGCACACTGCTCACCTACCTGGAGCTGGACGGCTACATGCGGGCGCTGGGGCACATCTACACCAGCTACACCCTCACCCCCAACAAGCCCTCCTCCGAGATGCTGGCTCCCTTCGACGAGGCGCGCCGGGCGTTCCTGAAAAAGGTGCTCGCGCGCTGCAAGAAGAAACGCAACGGCAGTTACACTCTGGACGTGGAAGAGGCCGCCCAATCCATCGGCGAGCCACGCGAAAGGATCCTGACCGCCCTGGAATACCTGGAAGGCAAGGGCGACATCGATCTCAAGGCCAGCGGCACGCGCCAGCGTTATCGCGTGGAAAGGCGGCCGGGGAACCTGGAGGGCCTGGCGCGGGAGCTTGAGGTACGCTTCGCCGAACGCGAAGGGCGCGAGCTGGAGCGGGTGCGACAGATGCTGGTGCTGGCCGGGGAGCCGCACTGCCTGACCATGCGGCTACTGGACTACTTCGGAGAGAAAAGTGGGCCGTGCGGGCATTGCGGCCCGTGCTTGGGCGAGGACCCGTGCGTGCCGCCTCCGTTTGCCCCGCGCAAGCCGCGTGACCGGTCGATCACCAAGCTGGACGCCCTACTGGCCGAGAAACTGCCGCAGCTTTCCACGTCCAGGCGGCTGGCCAAATTCCTCTGCGGCCTGTCCTCTCCGGCCACGTCGCGGCTCAAGGACCACGAGGCATTTGGACTCTTCGAGCGCGTCCCCTTCAAGATGGTGCTCGAGATGGCCGAGCGCGTGACATTGTAA
- a CDS encoding mechanosensitive ion channel family protein — MDVADQSAWRDTVKRITQGLAIRSDELNATRRETAVLLQSLEADLAKSSRRFHQVQLLRNVSGDTPWAVRSILLQLQDLHDDLNLKARPLVQLKEQLVRSRGDDPSFLDIQEDIAAKDPTSYELEELKPTLERLKTLRMEEEAVLKDADAGLASAVRLLDRVAAAQEREREHVIRALSAYYFEQYESLLTAAGRDTAMSEMRTWANDFPQFATMLIRWIRWDEALGFTLTCFIVLYWILPGLWRRSRGQGEGRTRPSPRNPGWLVFSLGLAAVMAFRIGLFTLNQFTSLGALTLCTLGLVIALEYTPGNDSRRSWLCLGSRLFALWTLFAAGALALAMSVPPTPLGLYSAVSSLLAALYLYRLKTHGEKDARNTSLSLLTALLILFAMIAPFGFGPQTLILGQALFMLMLTLRAMDAAKKRLYEADTTEDDSRKAPGVSVMAYPLVAAVLGFLFILWVFMFIGGPGFLQHMLAHKWAIGSMSLSIESLGMILILFFALRLAMAWIKLASVHTRFKGERLNPAMAHTVNATVSYFAWTLFILLSIHLLGVPLSSLTWIASGLSVGVGFGLKDIVNNFISGLIILFGGAIKKGDVIQQGKNLGEVIDVSVRNTTIRTPDNTMVIIPNSTFLRGEIINLSYQDTKTRLTIPVTVVPGTKVKKVIKILLAAARKNENVLKDPPPEASLVRFGRMGLEFELYVWIENFLKKFETEADLVTKIDRQFQDEKVMLSFQGVKIKYKPKGNEEQQLESQREAIRAKRKKVLSRVRPLRSVYTRLRWNVATVATHDTED; from the coding sequence GTGGACGTCGCCGATCAATCCGCCTGGCGCGACACGGTCAAAAGAATCACCCAGGGTCTCGCCATCCGCTCGGATGAATTGAACGCCACACGCAGGGAGACGGCCGTGCTGCTTCAATCGCTTGAAGCCGACCTGGCCAAAAGCAGCCGCCGCTTCCATCAGGTGCAGCTTCTGCGCAACGTCTCGGGAGATACCCCCTGGGCCGTTCGTTCGATCCTCCTCCAGCTCCAGGACCTTCATGACGACCTGAACCTCAAGGCCCGTCCCCTGGTCCAACTCAAGGAGCAGCTGGTCCGGTCGCGGGGGGACGATCCCTCCTTCCTGGACATCCAGGAAGACATCGCGGCCAAGGATCCCACCTCTTACGAACTTGAGGAACTCAAGCCCACGCTGGAGCGCCTCAAGACCCTCAGGATGGAGGAAGAGGCGGTTCTCAAGGACGCCGACGCGGGCCTTGCAAGCGCGGTGCGACTTCTCGACCGTGTCGCCGCCGCCCAGGAGCGGGAACGAGAACACGTCATCAGGGCGTTGTCCGCGTATTATTTCGAGCAGTACGAATCCTTGCTCACCGCCGCGGGACGGGACACCGCGATGTCGGAGATGCGAACCTGGGCCAACGATTTCCCGCAATTCGCCACCATGCTGATCCGCTGGATACGCTGGGACGAAGCACTCGGGTTCACTTTGACCTGCTTCATTGTCCTGTATTGGATTTTGCCTGGCCTTTGGCGGCGCTCGCGCGGCCAAGGGGAAGGCAGGACGCGCCCGTCACCCCGCAACCCTGGCTGGCTCGTATTCAGTCTTGGATTGGCAGCGGTCATGGCGTTTCGTATCGGGCTTTTCACCCTGAACCAGTTCACCAGCCTGGGAGCCTTGACGCTGTGCACCCTTGGTTTGGTGATTGCCCTGGAATACACACCCGGGAACGATTCCCGGCGCTCCTGGCTTTGCCTGGGATCCCGCCTGTTCGCCTTGTGGACGCTTTTCGCCGCCGGGGCATTGGCCCTGGCCATGAGCGTCCCCCCCACGCCGCTGGGGTTGTATTCAGCCGTTTCGTCCCTCCTTGCGGCATTGTATCTGTACAGATTGAAGACGCACGGCGAAAAGGACGCCCGGAACACCTCGCTCTCCCTGTTGACGGCGCTGCTGATCCTGTTCGCGATGATCGCGCCGTTCGGATTCGGGCCCCAGACACTCATCCTGGGTCAGGCCCTGTTCATGCTCATGCTTACGCTGCGCGCCATGGATGCGGCAAAAAAAAGGCTCTACGAGGCCGACACGACCGAGGATGACAGCCGGAAAGCGCCCGGGGTCTCCGTCATGGCCTACCCCCTGGTCGCGGCCGTCCTGGGTTTTCTGTTCATCCTGTGGGTGTTCATGTTCATCGGCGGTCCGGGATTTTTGCAGCATATGCTTGCCCATAAATGGGCCATCGGCAGCATGTCGCTCAGCATCGAATCCCTGGGCATGATTTTGATCCTCTTTTTCGCCCTGCGGCTGGCCATGGCCTGGATCAAACTGGCCTCGGTCCACACCCGGTTCAAAGGGGAAAGGCTCAATCCCGCGATGGCCCATACGGTCAACGCCACTGTCTCCTATTTCGCCTGGACCCTGTTCATCCTCCTGTCCATCCACCTGCTCGGCGTCCCCCTGTCATCCCTGACCTGGATCGCCAGCGGCCTCTCGGTCGGCGTGGGCTTCGGCCTCAAGGACATCGTCAACAACTTCATCAGCGGCCTGATCATCCTGTTTGGGGGGGCCATCAAAAAAGGGGACGTCATCCAGCAAGGCAAAAATCTGGGCGAGGTCATAGACGTGTCCGTGCGCAACACCACCATCCGCACGCCCGACAACACCATGGTCATCATTCCCAACTCCACGTTTCTGCGCGGGGAGATCATCAACCTGAGCTACCAGGACACCAAGACGCGTCTGACCATACCGGTTACCGTCGTACCCGGCACCAAAGTGAAAAAGGTCATCAAAATTCTGTTGGCGGCCGCCAGGAAGAACGAAAACGTCTTGAAGGACCCGCCCCCGGAGGCGTCCCTGGTCCGCTTCGGCAGGATGGGATTGGAGTTCGAACTCTACGTATGGATCGAAAACTTCCTCAAAAAATTTGAGACGGAAGCAGATTTGGTGACCAAGATAGACCGACAGTTCCAGGACGAAAAAGTGATGCTGTCGTTCCAGGGCGTCAAAATCAAATACAAGCCCAAAGGCAACGAGGAACAGCAATTGGAATCGCAGCGGGAAGCAATACGGGCCAAGCGCAAAAAAGTTCTGAGCCGCGTGCGTCCGCTTCGGAGTGTGTACACGCGCCTGAGATGGAACGTGGCCACGGTCGCGACACACGACACGGAGGATTAG
- a CDS encoding ABC1 kinase family protein, which produces MNASDLIRYTPLATANRLRIIIQVLAKHGFDELLDRLGLRRLPFWRKPRAEPHALPIWKRLKLIIEELGPTAIKIGQLLSMRPDMIPGELCDELKTLQENLPPAPYPAIRAAIELAYSRPLEDVFTNFERVPVATASVSQVHRARLASDGSLVAVKVRLPGVSDTLAADLDILEFIAELLEERAPSVRAFKPVDVVRELRKNVRRELDFMNEAVNMLAFNEMFADNKRVFAPAVHADLVRPDVLVMDFIEGERLDQFTGSDAERAELAALGMEAAVRQIMHEGFFHGDPHLGNLRIVGASRLCYLDFGMCGRLAPALRSALTDCVIALAGGDPVKLTRVAEEMSYSVPPDLDVMSLESDLMFIIQKFRTPCGEGLLGRHMLDVTNVCREHGLTPRPDFVLVARAMLATESALKSLAPGLRPAADLSGLAQAFSIRRLIPGLSDRSLWAELEEAARVMAGFPRRMDSVLRKLAAGQLTVELKQHDFGKMPATFRLVGNRLGGALVTAALAVSSAVVFNSGLGPHMWGMPVIGLCGFALAGLLGIFLTFKMFRDT; this is translated from the coding sequence ATGAACGCATCCGACCTTATCCGTTACACTCCCCTGGCCACGGCCAACCGCCTGCGCATCATCATTCAGGTGCTGGCCAAGCACGGCTTCGACGAACTCCTGGACCGCCTGGGGCTCCGCCGTCTCCCCTTCTGGCGCAAGCCACGCGCCGAGCCTCACGCCCTCCCCATTTGGAAGCGCCTGAAGCTCATCATCGAGGAACTCGGCCCCACGGCCATCAAGATCGGCCAACTGCTCTCCATGCGCCCGGACATGATCCCGGGAGAACTCTGCGACGAACTCAAGACCCTCCAGGAGAACCTGCCCCCCGCGCCCTACCCCGCAATCCGGGCAGCCATTGAGCTGGCTTATTCCCGCCCGCTTGAAGACGTCTTCACCAATTTCGAGCGCGTGCCCGTGGCCACGGCCTCGGTCTCCCAGGTGCACCGCGCGCGCCTAGCCTCCGACGGCAGCCTGGTGGCCGTGAAGGTGCGCCTGCCGGGCGTCTCGGACACGTTGGCCGCGGACCTGGACATCCTGGAATTCATCGCGGAACTTCTGGAGGAGCGCGCTCCCTCGGTGCGGGCCTTCAAGCCCGTGGACGTGGTGCGCGAGCTGCGCAAGAACGTCCGCCGGGAGCTTGATTTCATGAACGAGGCCGTGAACATGCTGGCCTTCAACGAGATGTTCGCGGACAACAAGCGCGTCTTCGCCCCCGCCGTGCACGCCGACCTGGTGCGCCCGGACGTGCTGGTGATGGACTTCATCGAGGGCGAGCGCCTGGACCAGTTCACCGGCTCCGATGCCGAGCGTGCCGAACTGGCGGCCCTCGGCATGGAGGCCGCCGTGCGCCAGATCATGCATGAGGGCTTCTTTCATGGCGATCCGCACCTGGGCAACCTGCGCATCGTGGGCGCAAGCAGGCTCTGCTACCTGGATTTCGGCATGTGCGGCCGCCTGGCCCCGGCCCTGCGTTCGGCGCTTACGGACTGCGTCATCGCCCTGGCCGGGGGCGATCCGGTCAAGCTGACCCGCGTCGCCGAGGAAATGTCCTACTCGGTGCCGCCGGACCTGGACGTCATGAGCCTTGAATCGGACCTCATGTTCATCATCCAGAAGTTTCGCACGCCCTGCGGCGAAGGCCTGCTCGGCCGGCACATGCTGGACGTGACCAACGTCTGCCGCGAGCACGGCCTCACGCCCAGGCCCGACTTCGTCCTGGTGGCCCGGGCCATGCTGGCCACGGAATCGGCCCTCAAGTCCCTGGCTCCCGGCCTGCGCCCAGCGGCGGACCTCTCCGGGCTGGCCCAGGCCTTCTCGATACGCCGCCTGATCCCCGGCCTGTCGGACCGTTCCTTGTGGGCGGAACTGGAGGAAGCAGCCAGGGTCATGGCCGGGTTCCCGCGCCGGATGGATTCGGTGCTGCGCAAGCTCGCGGCCGGGCAGCTCACCGTTGAGCTCAAGCAGCACGACTTCGGCAAGATGCCCGCCACCTTCAGGCTGGTGGGCAACCGCCTCGGTGGGGCGTTGGTGACGGCAGCCCTGGCCGTAAGCTCGGCCGTCGTGTTCAACTCCGGGCTCGGCCCGCACATGTGGGGCATGCCGGTCATCGGCCT